One Alkalibaculum bacchi DNA segment encodes these proteins:
- a CDS encoding AraC family transcriptional regulator, producing MEWIERLNGAINYIEEHLGEEINLNEASKIACCSKYHFQRMFAYMADIPLSEYMRRRRMSLAAVDLQSGDNKVIDVALKYGYDSPTAFNRAFKNIHGIAPSQAKEKGVVLKAFPPISFRITIKGDSEMNYRIEKKEAFRIVGVSSPLEKEIEKNFKIVPTMWANAASSGMIAQLAMMMDSELKGLLGVSSCNEAEDWKYYIAVASTKSLPDGTEEYIIPSATWAIFTGEGTNQSIQDLEKRIVTEWLPTSGYEYGNAPDIEVYLNPDPQNAKYEVWIPVMRKENN from the coding sequence ATGGAATGGATAGAACGCTTGAATGGAGCAATAAATTATATTGAAGAGCATCTTGGTGAAGAAATAAATCTAAATGAAGCATCTAAGATTGCTTGTTGTAGTAAGTATCATTTCCAAAGAATGTTTGCATATATGGCGGATATACCATTATCTGAATATATGAGACGTAGAAGAATGTCCCTTGCGGCAGTAGACTTGCAGAGTGGAGATAATAAAGTGATTGATGTTGCCTTAAAGTACGGATATGATTCACCAACGGCATTTAACCGAGCATTTAAAAATATTCATGGTATTGCACCATCACAAGCTAAAGAAAAAGGTGTAGTTCTAAAAGCATTTCCGCCGATTAGTTTCCGAATAACGATAAAAGGAGACAGTGAGATGAATTACAGAATTGAAAAGAAAGAGGCATTTAGAATTGTAGGAGTGTCAAGTCCGCTTGAAAAGGAAATTGAGAAGAATTTTAAGATTGTACCAACTATGTGGGCAAATGCAGCTTCTTCTGGAATGATAGCACAGCTTGCTATGATGATGGATTCAGAACTAAAAGGCTTGCTAGGCGTTAGTTCATGCAATGAAGCTGAGGATTGGAAATACTATATTGCAGTTGCATCGACAAAATCTTTGCCTGATGGGACCGAAGAGTATATTATACCCTCTGCAACATGGGCTATTTTTACAGGTGAAGGAACGAATCAATCAATTCAAGATTTGGAGAAAAGAATTGTAACAGAATGGCTTCCAACATCAGGATATGAGTATGGGAATGCCCCTGATATTGAAGTATATTTAAATCCAGATCCACAAAATGCAAAGTATGAGGTGTGGATTCCAGTTATGAGAAAAGAAAATAATTGA
- a CDS encoding signal peptidase II, which translates to MKKFFVFSLTLIVIDQLIKLFISHYYINVGVVLFPGILFFDPIQNTNLNWIASIIDYKTPVLLMVVIQILALVVTLLSCRYLSYLWIQGKKWLNGWLIFFVAGISCSFVDVLFWGGSLDFIRLFDWFTFDFKDIYLDIGLIFLLLYITNYYTKIYRKMSTTERKQTAIWLWIKKGMPSLPTE; encoded by the coding sequence GTGAAAAAGTTTTTTGTTTTTTCTCTAACTTTAATTGTAATAGACCAATTAATTAAACTATTTATTTCACACTATTATATAAATGTTGGCGTGGTTTTATTTCCAGGTATTTTATTCTTTGATCCTATTCAGAACACGAATTTAAATTGGATAGCTAGTATAATTGACTATAAAACCCCTGTGTTACTTATGGTTGTTATTCAGATTTTAGCCTTAGTTGTAACTTTATTATCCTGTCGTTATCTCTCATATCTTTGGATTCAGGGAAAGAAGTGGCTAAATGGATGGTTAATATTTTTTGTTGCAGGTATATCATGTTCATTTGTTGATGTACTCTTCTGGGGTGGGAGTTTAGATTTTATACGATTATTTGACTGGTTTACATTTGATTTTAAAGATATTTATTTGGATATCGGGTTAATTTTCTTGCTATTATATATTACAAATTATTACACGAAAATATATCGTAAAATGAGCACAACAGAACGCAAGCAAACGGCTATATGGCTTTGGATAAAAAAGGGTATGCCTTCATTACCTACGGAATAA